A window of Quercus robur chromosome 12, dhQueRobu3.1, whole genome shotgun sequence genomic DNA:
CCTGAATTAAATCTTCCAAGGCTATTCCCAGGCCTCTATAGTTTCTTGCAAGGTATAGAACTAAGGAGCGAGTACTCCTTATAATCTCATCCCTGCAATACCAACCAAAATGCAAATTCTGCTGCAGCACCTTTTCATCAAGTCCAGCTGCTTCTGCCCAGCAACTTATGGTGGCTACTCGCCCAGTTTCCTCTTCCAAAGTTCTTCTGATTCTCTCCAAGTTTGCAACCACCTGTAACGATGTGGATATAGCTGTTAAGGAAGTTTTTGAAACATGAACagaaaaatttcattccaaggCCTAGAAGATTAATGCTACCTTAACCCCTGTTGACATTTCAGCCTCATTCCTAGAAATCTTAAGCCTTCTACTTCTAGAACTTGATGCCCTTTTTACAGATGAAACATTAGGCTGTCCAAAACGTTGCTGAATGGTTTTTGAAGGCAATAACAGAAGAGAAGTTTCACAGGCATTTTCCaatgttttttttcctcttgattttctttccctctttttcCTGGAGCGAACAACAACTTTACCTATGCAATCATCTGTTTTGCCTTTCATCTCATCTTCTGCATTCTCGTCTGTTTTGCTTTTCTTCTCGTGCTCTGTATAATCAGTAGGTATGTCAGACAAATCCAATAGATTTGAGATTTGAACCGTTCTTGATAGACAGGTATTGAATAAGTTTATAGCTCCAAGCCTTCCTAGTTGCTGCAGAATATCTCTTTCCAACCTTAGCACGTCCGAATCAACAAAAGTTTCCTCTAAAACGTGAAGATTTTCcattaacaaattaaaatttgctTCCTTGCTCCCTTGTAAGCTTGTGCAGGAAGTAAATTTGTCCTCTTCAACAGGTACCTGGGTATCATCAATCATGTTACGTAGACTACTGTATGACCTCTTCCTAATGTTTTTCTGAAAGATAAGACCTACAATAAGATTTCAAATGGGGAAGAATATCGCAATATAATAAGTGTCCTTGAGATATTATTACATGCAGCTTGCCCATGAAAACTTAATGCAATGACAAACCTTCATGTCCTCCATTTCTGAGAAATTATTCTCCGTGAAGAGTGGAGCTGCAGCTGAACAAGTGTCTGCTTTCAGAGGATCTTTATAAAATGTCTCACTCTCCTCAGAAATAACAGACACAAAAGACTGCCTTGTCAAGTTGAGAGAAGCCTCCTTGCCTCTAACTGTATCATTTTGTATACATAAGTAAAAAGTATGATATAACTAAAACTATATAAACATAATACAGGCAAATGAACACTGTAAATGCAGAATTAATAGCCATGAATACCATGTTTGGAGTGGTGGAAAGTGAATGGATAAGCAGAGAAGTAGATTAAAATGAGTAAAACTTCCAATTTGGATATTTAGTGAGAAATAAGCGGATAAAAGTGAAAGGACTAAACTTCACCTGGGTCCACTTTCTACTCTCTCGCCAGAAAAGTGGCTAGAAGTGCTGGGAGCTAGGAAGTGAGTGAACATTTTACTATTGTTTTCTTCAGTACCATGAATAACcccaactaattaaaataataataatagagacAACCAAAATAGGTAAAGAATACATTTTACTCCCATTCTGCATAGGGAACATCCAAACAGGAAAAGAAAGGTTATACTTCAGTTCTCACTTCTGACCACCTCTCTTCTTATCTCTTCTATTCCCACCATGTCActtcttatcattttttatctAGCTAAATTGCCAAGCATAGTTATAAACTTAAATCCTCACCAATGTATTCTTATTGAACTGGAAGAAAAAGAGTTTGAGAATTCAGCTCAATTAGAAAGTAAACGGGATAAACTTATCTCAGCAACTCAAGCTTAGTATCATATTATGTAGCCAAGAGCATTGTAGCTCAACTAATTGGACCTTCTGGCGTTTCCAATAAAGACATCCAggattcaaatcccccctcccccatTGTAGttatcaaattatccaaaaaaaaaagtatcatatAATGTAGTATTTATATCAAATTGTTACATCACAAGTTAGGAAGGGGCAAAGAAAGTAATAGATATAATTAATCTAAAATCAGTTGATTTAGGAAGCTAATTGAAGCATGTCTAGATTCAATAGGGTCACTAGCTGATTCAATTGAGCATGACAAAGATCCACAAAGAGAGTTTAAGTTCTTCACTGATTTAAACCAACTTGACAAGCTTAAACTTATAGCCCGAGAACATCTTATCTTCCAAACAATTAATTAGTGCAATTGTTCTAGTAAGTAACTGTGAGAtgtaatcataataaatgtgCTGAAATTATAAAGCAATATTGAACTTACACCATGTTtggaaaatttcaatgaaaataaCTTCCTAATATGATTGCATGCTAACTTTCGAGGATTTTAGTGGCAACTTCCCAACTCAAAAGAAATTGTCAAGTCAAAGGAAACATCTtggtaataaataaaaagacaattaAACAAATCGTTGAAAatacttataaaattaaaaattaaaaaaataataataataacaacaacattGAAACTCTCATACCAGAAATGACAACTATTAGcacataaatttttgaaaaaaaaaaaaaaaaaagcctttctGAATGGAAACTAATTCAAATCGCATAGTATCTCATATTAAACTGTATCCTGGTCAACTATATTTCACTCTAACAAGTCCTTATTccttaatatattttcttgtggACAATTGCATAGCTCTTCAAATTGCTTAGCCTTCTACATTTCCGTAAAGTGCTGAGTACAAACTTCAAAAGTCATGTCTAATATCTATAAAAACAAGCTATTAGAACCAGTTCCCAGAGCAAACTCTAAAATTCAATCCCCATAAATACTCTTTTAATTTGGTCAGCTTGCAAAGTCAATTTCTGCACTTTACTATTGATACTTTGTTGGGCTCAaatatgtatttcaaaattatgaTGGGGCAGATATGTATCTAATTTAAAGCACTAAAGTTGTGCATTATTCaaaaactaaactttttttttttttttttgagccaaTAAAAAACTCACCATAAGATGAGGAAAGTCTGGAGGGTGAATTGGTGAGGGAATGAGACTGAATAGGAAAACCCCACTTGAGATTTAGCCTGAAACCGAAACCCATTGTGTTTGTGGGAACCAAAATGGAAGAGAAACTGTGCCCATTAACTCTTGATggagttcatcatcaaattcatGACACACAAGCCGGACTAAAAAGTGGATATGTTGGTGTACTTTGGTTTCACTCTCTACCACCAGTTCAAAAACAAACAATTGGGTTGGCCAATAATTTGCTGGTTCTTATTATTATGTGTAtgaatattataaaaagaaattcagcaaaaaaaaaaaaaaagaatattataaaaagaaaagaaaacctcaCGTgccatcccaaaaaaaaaaaaaaaaaaaaaaacctcacgtGCCATCACACAAAAATATCTATGTTAAACAATGActtctgtttttgttttccgTTGGCCGCCATAGACAGAAAATATCTATCTAGAATCTAGATTCTAGAGTTCTAAAACGATGTATCTTATCTTTCTTCGTTGGTTGTGAATGTAAACTACGTACCGTCGGCAAACCTCGACCCAAGCTAAGCCTAAACTAAATTTGGACTTTCGTTAGCCCAACTTGAGTTCACAATTCAGATAAAGCTCAGTCTAATACATATTGAAGCCCATTATACACAGTGCCTTGGCGACTCGATCCTTTGGTAGGCCTTATTTTTAGCCCATATTGAAGCCTTTCTTCTTAGGGGGTACAGTACAATTTTTGTCAGCCCAGCCTTTAAATAGGTATCCAACAGAGTACTTGTATAATTAGAAAAAGCCCAACATTCTAATCAAACCCAAACTTCACCTATAGCTAtgtaaaaatttgtaaaaatacataatttttatagaaccatgtaaatttatattaatactattcattttacatttaattttttattctttgtttacACATTTTGATGATGAATGAAGAGAATGAATGAGGATTGTTGTATgtgaagacaaaaaaattttaatcagaaaaaattgatattttaacaaaatgtaagtaaaatagataatttaatgtAACTTGTATTGAACAGTGAGTATGTAgattagaaaaaataagttcttataaaaaatataccaaacaaaatatatataaaaaaaaatttgcaagagCTGATACAAATGCTCTAACCTTGCAATTGAGGATAACTCATAGATTTGAGTAAAGGCACGACCTACAAATCATTAACAatcaaaccattttttttaagagcactTGATTTTAGCTAAAAGGCCGATCTTAGCTAAAAGGCCAAGAAAAGTAGTTCTTATTTGGGATAATTACAAATTACCTACCTGTGGTTTAGCCCGAATTTAACTTACCCATCTGTAGtttcatttttaacattttactCACCTGAGGTTATTTTCgtttaggggctgtttggattttggtgtttccatcactcatcactcaaaaatggtgggacccatggAGAGAAAGCTTGTCTAgatttgttttcaagttttgtttccatcactcaattctcacCAAATTGAGtaatgagttatggaaactgaaaacaagtTTTAggtctttttaattttgaaatttgagtaacggtggcattttggtaattttcatcACAACACaagtagacatggcaaaacgggcggttcgggtcgggtcaaacgggtcacgggtcattttaagtgggttgaaatcgggttcgggtcaatcgggttgcaggccgggttgggtcgggttgacccgtatttttcacatgaaattttttattttttattttttttataaagaaaataatatgtatttgccatttggatagttatgcaacatattacttgatgtaaaatgcattattttgaattcactacttatatcaagaataaactcagttaaacttattaatatttattcaataattttaaaattatacaaatcctagcattgctatctaaaacaaaacaacacaaagataagtaaaacaaatatacaagttttatttttacacaatatcaacattccaaaaaataaaattacaaatgacttattggataactcatttgataaagaataaaaacatataagaaagttacaattttaaaaattaattttataatctattatcaattgtggttgacactctatttcaatttgagatatacattaaagtttgattgcttacttatttatacctagtctcttttatgaagatcatatcattgttaagcagcaTACACTCTAgaaaatatcataattcattttgaaaagccgtttattttgaacataaattgttaaaaaatagatctaagcattcataatttatgctaattttatactttggctttactattttcacacttgtgaatgtgtctcacacatatctacaattttaaatctgtttttaactttactgtaaCCAAATTATCTTAacatgtactttgctatttgatatctaaaaatctttactcattacagaatgctcaaccatttatttttcaattaatttgcatgcagttatgtaaatgtatcaattgtttccttaaagctcacaataaacaattaaaccaatattgtcttaatttcactattttttttacccaacaaaaaaaaattttaaaaatagttcgggttcgggtcgggttgggttgacCCGCAcaaaacacgggtcgggtcacgggtcaacccgtttttgcttcaggtaaaaaaaatcgggttcggaTCGGGTATTTTTCAGGTCAGGTCGGATCGGG
This region includes:
- the LOC126708918 gene encoding RNA polymerase sigma factor sigC isoform X1 — encoded protein: MGFGFRLNLKWGFPIQSHSLTNSPSRLSSSYVRGKEASLNLTRQSFVSVISEESETFYKDPLKADTCSAAAPLFTENNFSEMEDMKKNIRKRSYSSLRNMIDDTQVPVEEDKFTSCTSLQGSKEANFNLLMENLHVLEETFVDSDVLRLERDILQQLGRLGAINLFNTCLSRTVQISNLLDLSDIPTDYTEHEKKSKTDENAEDEMKGKTDDCIGKVVVRSRKKRERKSRGKKTLENACETSLLLLPSKTIQQRFGQPNVSSVKRASSSRSRRLKISRNEAEMSTGVKVVANLERIRRTLEEETGRVATISCWAEAAGLDEKVLQQNLHFGWYCRDEIIRSTRSLVLYLARNYRGLGIALEDLIQAGNLGVLQGAERFDHTRGYRFSTYVQYWIRKSMSRMVAQHARGIQIPYALCSAINQIQKAKTALNSGHKKYPDDDEIAKHTGLSLAKIRSASKCLRVVGSIDQKMGHCINIKYMELTPDMSVKSPEETVMRQHMIKDIHDLLRGLDSRERQALFLRYGLKDNQPKSLEESGRLLCVTKEWMRKIEKKALTKLRDEDICRNLSHYLDL
- the LOC126708918 gene encoding RNA polymerase sigma factor sigC isoform X2, which produces MGFGFRLNLKWGFPIQSHSLTNSPSRLSSSYVRGKEASLNLTRQSFVSVISEESETFYKDPLKADTCSAAAPLFTENNFSEMEDMKVPVEEDKFTSCTSLQGSKEANFNLLMENLHVLEETFVDSDVLRLERDILQQLGRLGAINLFNTCLSRTVQISNLLDLSDIPTDYTEHEKKSKTDENAEDEMKGKTDDCIGKVVVRSRKKRERKSRGKKTLENACETSLLLLPSKTIQQRFGQPNVSSVKRASSSRSRRLKISRNEAEMSTGVKVVANLERIRRTLEEETGRVATISCWAEAAGLDEKVLQQNLHFGWYCRDEIIRSTRSLVLYLARNYRGLGIALEDLIQAGNLGVLQGAERFDHTRGYRFSTYVQYWIRKSMSRMVAQHARGIQIPYALCSAINQIQKAKTALNSGHKKYPDDDEIAKHTGLSLAKIRSASKCLRVVGSIDQKMGHCINIKYMELTPDMSVKSPEETVMRQHMIKDIHDLLRGLDSRERQALFLRYGLKDNQPKSLEESGRLLCVTKEWMRKIEKKALTKLRDEDICRNLSHYLDL
- the LOC126708918 gene encoding RNA polymerase sigma factor sigC isoform X3 translates to MIDDTQVPVEEDKFTSCTSLQGSKEANFNLLMENLHVLEETFVDSDVLRLERDILQQLGRLGAINLFNTCLSRTVQISNLLDLSDIPTDYTEHEKKSKTDENAEDEMKGKTDDCIGKVVVRSRKKRERKSRGKKTLENACETSLLLLPSKTIQQRFGQPNVSSVKRASSSRSRRLKISRNEAEMSTGVKVVANLERIRRTLEEETGRVATISCWAEAAGLDEKVLQQNLHFGWYCRDEIIRSTRSLVLYLARNYRGLGIALEDLIQAGNLGVLQGAERFDHTRGYRFSTYVQYWIRKSMSRMVAQHARGIQIPYALCSAINQIQKAKTALNSGHKKYPDDDEIAKHTGLSLAKIRSASKCLRVVGSIDQKMGHCINIKYMELTPDMSVKSPEETVMRQHMIKDIHDLLRGLDSRERQALFLRYGLKDNQPKSLEESGRLLCVTKEWMRKIEKKALTKLRDEDICRNLSHYLDL